The region GTGAGGGGATTATCGCGTGCTTGTGTGATATTCTAGCGATTTACGTGACGTAGCGGGAAATAAATATATTATATTATAAAATTTTATTTGAAAAAATTTCAGTGTGTGATGCATCTCGAAACTGCCTTTAGGATGTGGTAATATTGTAGACGCATGGACGATCAGGTCGAGGCGGAAGACACGGTTCTCCAGGAGACGCTCGAGGAGAACATCGGGATGTCTCAGTACGAGGCCAGTGTGTACCTCGCTCTTATCCGCGGCGGAAAGCAGTCGATGACGGAAATATCGGAGTCGAGCGGCGTCCCGAAACAGCGAGTGTACGACACCGTCAGCGACCTTCGGAACGAGGGATTCGTCGAAGTCATCGACGACTATCCGCGGAAAGCCTACGCCATCGACCCGTCCGAAGCGCTCTCGCCCATCAAGCAACAGATTACGCGAACGGAAGAGCGACTCGACGAACTACACGAAGCGGTAGAGGAAGTCGAAGGCGGTGTCGCGCTGTTCAAGAGCGAACCGACCATCAAGAAATACATACGAAAGGTGATCGAATCGGCGGAGGATAGCCTCTTTCTCCTTCTCCCGCGGAAACACCTGGACACGCTTCGAGACGACCTGACGGCTCTGCCCGCCGACGTCCATTCTCGCCTCATCGTTTCCGACCTGACCGAAGACGATGTCGACGGCGACGATATCTACCTCGACGAATCAGTCTCGGCCCTCGCGGACGACATTCACGGAGTCACCTCCAACGAACCGCTCATGGTGAGCGTGGATCGGGAACGTGCGTTCTACTGGACTCACGGCTCGAAACGGAAGATGACGTCCGAAATGCAGGGGTTCTACATCACGAATCCCGAGCTCGGATTCCTTTTTGATAGATTCCTCTCCGATTCTATCTGGCCGCTCGCTCGCCCGGTGAACCCGACGGACGACCCCGATTGGCCCACGTTTCCGAAGGAATACATCCGACTCAAGGACTGTCTTTCCGACCTCAAACGCGTGACACGGGAACGGGCGCTCGAGTCCTTCGAGGTGGAATTCGAGGGCTACGATACCAGAACCGGTGAAGCGGTGACGAAGCGTGGAACGGTCGCCGGGTATTATTTCACCGAATTCGATATCAGAGCGACGCTCAAAGTCGAACTCGACCGGGAGTACGATTCCGGCACGTCCGACGTTGTTACCGTCGGGGGGTGGAAAGCGACGTACGAAGACTACCAAGCACGTCGTCTCACCGTTTGGGAAAAAAGCGGAAAGGACCATCCCGCCACCATCGACGACGAAACGGAACGTCACCTCCTGCGCTGTCGAGAAGAGATTCCCGAGGAGTTCGGCGACGGTCGAATCGCACTCGGAATGGATGCGTTCGTCGATCGGATGCGTGAATTCATCGAGGAACGGAACGGGTCCCGTGATTACGAATCGATGCGAAAGTTCGGCGACTTGAAGGAACTACTCATCGAATTCGAAGCGAGCGACAGCGTCCCAGTCATCGAATGGGTCCCCACCGAAACGATTCCCGGTGGGCATACGGTCCATCTCGGGCAAGTTTTCGACGACTTCGGGTACGACCTCACCGTCTTTGGTACGTTCGGCGACCCGACACATCCCGTGTTCGAAGACGTGTTCTCCACCCACGATGTCCTCAGTGCAGGCGAGCCGACCTTCGCCGATTACATTCTGTTCGAAGACGGGAAGCTCATCCTCCGCGAGCCGAACTTCGACCAAGTGGATTGGGACACGGTGGTCGAGGAGATCGGTATCGAGACGCTCGCGGAGTCCGTCGATGGGACGACCGTCCTCGGTTTCGGGTCATGGTCGAACATCCCGTCGCTTCCGTCCGTTTGGGATGGGTTTCGGGACGAAATCTGGCCGCTCCTCGAAAACCCACCGAACTCGGTCGTCATCTCACCCGCGGACATTCAGCAGATGTCACCGAACCTCGTCAAAAACGGGCTCCAGTCCCTCCGCGCTCTCGACGACGTCGTTCCCGTGACGGTTACGACGAACCGGACACAAGCAAAGCGTCTCCTCACGGTCCTCGACGAGGAGGGGACGGACAGTTCGCTTTCGAACACGGCCATGACCCTCCGTAACGAAATCGGTGTTTCCAAATTCGTGGTCCACACGCTTCTCGAGGCGGCACTCGCCCGAGAATCCGGTATCGTGACCGCGCGAGCACCCAGACCGGCCCCCGAACAGGTCACGAACTCCGATGCCCACTTCGATACGGGGCTGACGCTCGGCCATGCGGAGGGGCTGTCCGACGGGACGTCACTCATCCTCGCGAATACGGTCGCGGGGTGTTTCATGCGCGAGGGAGTTCCGCCGACCGAGGAATCCATCCGTCATCTCCTCGACCAATACGATACCCTCTTCGAGGCTTAATAGCCCCGCATCGACCGAAGGCCACGCTCGACATCTACGGGCCATATCGAGCGGAAGCAACCATACCCGACGAGACTGACCGTTTCACGCCGACACGGAATTCGATTCGTGAACTTCGACGTATCGGTCGTCGGTTCCTGAAGCCGAATACTTACTCCCCTCGCTCACGTTCATTCTATGGTACAATGGTCGAGAGCGGACTGCGACGGTTGACCAACCGCCGATGGAAGGTGGGTGTCGGTATCCTTCTGGCCGTCATCCTCATCGTCGTCGGTGGTGTCGCGGTGTACTTCTCGCTTCCACATCACGGGACATCGGCCTCGGTGCAGTCGGCAGCAAAACGACCCACACGTCTCGATTTCGAAAACAGATGGTGTGACAGTTCTTTCTCCCACGAACGGGACATCGACCGTCGGACTCGTTTTCTATCCCGGCGCGCGCGTTGCACCGGATGCCTATTATGCCTCTCTCGCACCGCTGGTGCGACGTTCCAACGTGACGGTCTTCGTCCCGAAAATGCCGTTCAACGTCGCCCTCCTCGATGTGGGCGCTGCGGGGGAAGTCAGGTCTCGGTATCCCAGGATTCGGACGTGGTTCGTCGGCGGACATTCGCTCGGGGGCGTTGCCGCTTGTCGATATGCGAGCTCACACGACGTCCGAGGACTGGTGCAGTTCGCGTCGTATTGCGATACCAACGTGAGCGAACGTCCGATAGACGTACTGAGCGTCACCGGCAGCAGGGATACCGTTTTGGACCGGGAGGCCTACCGTGAGAGTAGAAATCTCCTCCCGCAGAACGCGACGGTCCGCGAAATCGCCGGAATGAACCACACCGAATTCGGTTCGTATCGCGGTCAGCGAGGGGACTCACGAGCGACCATCTCGTACGACGTCGCCCATCGACGGCTAGCGGATATCCTCGTTCCGTGGCTGAGCAAATCGGGTACTGCGACTGCGTAGCCCGGCTGTCAACCAGTTCGGTGCTCTGTTCGTCTCGACCCACGCCCGTGCTTTGAACCATCGTTACCGGATGAAATGTCACTTACCTCAGTCCATTCTCAAGATAGTCGAGGACTATCGGCCAGGAGTCCGCCGCGGCCCGTGCATTCGCTTTCGGGCTTCCCCCGTTGGCATCGTTCGTCGGGACACCGGTGTAGTCGGCGTAGGGCACTCCAAAGATGATACACCCGGGACGAAATCCTCTATCAAATCACGGCGGACGAATCCGACACTGACGACTCGACGGACGGGTCGGAGGATAGGGACGAGGAAAGGGAGGACGATCGCTGTAATTGATGTCTTTGGGACCGTGAGGTCGGCGTCCCCCGAAACCGTCACCACGTTCACCGTCGTTCACAATATTTCAATTGATACTTTCTTGGTAGTATGTGCCACATACTTATTATTGTACAGACGAAGTGTGTAGTCATGTCCAACGCTGCTTCAATCAACGCTGAATCGACGGTGGACGATTCCATAGATAAACAGATGTTCGTCCACGAATATCGGTTCGAATACGATATGAACGGTGAGACGCCACTTACCGAGTGTCTCATCGACATCATCGCATTCGTCACCGATGATTCTCGAGACGAAGCAAAATCGCTCGTTCATCAGCGTTGCCGTCACGATATTGAGGACCACTTTTCGATGCTCAATCGACGCCAAAAGTGGAAATCCTCCTTCTGGGTCGGTAGTCTGAACGTTACCATCAGTCGGGATGGAGAAATAGTCGTCCGAGAATTGTGATCGACTTTCCCTTTCACTTGGGTCGGCTTGGAAGCGTCCCCGACGTTCCGTCTACCATCGCAGTAACTGTCGATTCTGTCCCCAATCTAGCAGAGTGAGCTTCGGTGTGATTTCGAGGGGTCGATCGAAAATGACGAACTCATAGACTTCTCATCGAGTTCGAATCGTCCAGTAATGCTATGAGCGGACAGTGCAACGCTTATTCCCGATGATGGGGACAGGGCCTCCCCGGAAACGGGACGACGCACTGACACGGCCGGTTCGAGTCTTCGTCAGTGCGTCCGCAGATGGGCTGCCCGATAGCGTTCGTTGATGGGTTATCGTAAGACATATTCCATCTGTACTGGCAGCATCGATAAATACATTTTCGAATTTCATTGAAATATGTCTGACGAATGAGCAACGATAGATGATGAGGGATATCGGTCGTCGAAGAATCTTCGCCTTTAGTCCTGGTTTGGCATACGAGACCGGAGGATTCCGTTGCGACCGTGCAATGGCTCGGTTTTTGAGCTACATCGCCACCACGGACGAAACGTCGTTCGGCGGCCGATTGTCCCCGGTATCGGCTTCGACGGACACCTCCGGAATCGTCCTCACGGCATCCGACTCGTCCCCGATATATTATATTAATATTATTAGAAAATTCGTTAATTATATATTCTACACTGTGTACCGTAGGTCCATGACAGGTGGTACCGACCAACGGAGAGTAGCGATGACACGGCAGCGACGATACCGTCCGAGTTCGGACGCCGTATCGATAAACAGACCGGCGGAAAGGAGCGCCCAGGAACGACGACCCCAGTTAACGAAGACGAAGCTAAGTGGTGAGTCGCGATGGTGAGTGCCCTCAAAATAGTTCTCGCAGTCCTGCCGCTGGCGGTCATCGCCTACCTCATGATCGGCCGGTACTGGCCAGCGACTCGGGCGATGCCGATAGCATGGTTATCCGCCGTCGTCGTCGGAGTCACGAGTTGGCAGATGACGCCGTCGTGGGTCGCGGCCGCGACCATCAACGGCTTCATCACCGCGACGAACATCCTCTGGATCGTTTTCGGTGCGATTCTCCTGTTGTACACCCTGAAACAGACCGGCGCTTTCGACACTATCAACGCCGGGTTCACCTCCATCAGCGAGGACCGACGCGTTCAGGTGGTCCTGCTCGTCTTCCTGATGGGGTCGTTCATCGAGGCCGCCGCTGGTTTCGGAACGCCGGCGGCCGTCGTCGGTCCGCTCTTGGTCGGGCTCGGGTTTCCACCGCTCGCGGCGGTCGTGGTCGCGCTCACCGGAAACCTGATGGCCATCACCTTCGGCGCGGTGGGGACGCCGCTCATCATCGGGTTGCAGGACACGTTCTCGACGGCGAACGTGGCGACGCCCGCGGGAACGACGGTACCTGGTTGGGTCGCCCAAATCGGCGTGTGGGCCGCGTCGTTCCACGTTATCGTCGGTATGCTACTGCCGTTTATCGGCGTCGCCATGATGACGCGGTTTTTCGGCGAAGAACGTTCCATCAAACCCGCGCTCGAAGTGCTTCCACTCACCCTGTTCGCGTGGTTCACCTTCGCGGTTCCGTACTGGTTGACCGCGTACTTCCTCGGACCGACGTTCCCCGGCCTCATCGGCGCGATGAGCGGCATGGTGTTCACCGTCGGTACGCTGAAAGCCGGGTTCTTCCACCCCGACGAAGAGTGGGATTTCGCACCGCAGGAACTCTGGCCGGAACACTGGGTCGGCGATATCGAACCCGGTGAGACGTCCCCGAGTGACACTCCGGTCGCCGCCGACGGTGGCGTCGTGACGAAACAGATGCCCCTTTGGAAGGCGTGGACGCCGTACGCGCTGCTGGCGGCGCTGCTCGTTCTCACCCGCGTTTGGACTCCCCTCACGGACTTCCTGACGAGTACGCTCGTCCTCAAGTGGACAAACATCCTCGGTACTGGCCTCGATAACGACTTCGCACTGCTCTACCTCCCGGGGGCGGTCTTCGTATTCGTTCACCTGCTCACCATTCCGCTACACGGCATGAACGGACGCCAGATAAAGGATTCGTGGGTCGAAACGGCCGAGAACGTCACCCCCGCGGTCATCGCGTTGCTGTTCGCGGTGGCGACGGTTCAGATCATGATCCAGTCGGGCAAGGCCGCCAATATCGACAGCATGCTGGTCATCCTCTCGGACGCGACGGCGAACGTCGCGGGCGGCGTCTACCCGTTCTTCGCGTCGCTCGTCGGTGCGTTCGGCGCGTTCCTCGCCGGTTCGAACACGGTGAGCGACATCCTGTTTGGAACGTTCCAGTACAACGTCGCCGAGAACCTCGCCGTCTCGCGTACCATCCTCGTCGGTGCACAGGCCGTCGGTGGTGCGATAGGGAACCTCATCGCGATTCACAACGTGGTCGCCGCGCTCGCGGTGGTCGGCCTCGTCGGACAGGAAGGACGGGTCATCCGACTCGAACTCCTTCCGTTGACGTACTATGCGGGCATGACGGGAATCCTGACGATGCTGTTCGTCTACGTGATTTTCCCGGGCGTCTTCTGAAGCCGCCGAACTTTTTTCGCTTCGCATCGCCGGATAGGTGTGAGGAAACGACGATGGTTCGAGTGACTTCGTTCCACATAGTGAATTCGTTTCACAACGTGGTCAAATTTCGGACGGTAACTACAAACGAATGTGATTAGATACTTCGTTTGGGTATCAATCGATGAATCTCGACGAATTTGTAACCTCCTACGCACCGAACGAGACGCAAAACACGTTCGAACTGGAAAGTTCGAAGCTGCTCGATGTTTCGGTGGACGGTAGCGTCATGGCACGAGCGGGGTCGATGGTCGGCTACACCGGCGAAATTTCGTTCGAACAGAAGTCCGCCGGTGGACTGAAAGGAATGCTGAAACAGAAAGCCACCGGCGAGGGAGCGGTGATGATGAAGGCGACGGGAACCGGCCATCTCTATCTGGCCGACCAAGGCAAAGAGGTCCAACTGCTCGAACTGGACGCCGACGACGAGATCAGCGTCAACGGAAACGACGTGCTGGCGTTCGAGGACAGCGTCAGTTGGGACATCAAGATGATGAGCAGCATCGCCGGAGCGACCTCCGGCGGTCTGTTCAACGTCTATCTCTCGGGTCCGGGCTATATCGCGATTACCACGCACGGCAAACCGCTCGTCGTCCCGACGCCGGTCAGTACCGACCCCAGTGCGACGGTCGCGTGGAGTAGCAACGTCTCTCCGAGTTCGAAGCGGGATTTGAACCTCAAGAGCTTCATCGGCCGCTCCTCCGGGGAGTCGTACCAACTTCAGTTCGCCAACGAAGGCGGATTCGTCATCATCCAACCGTACGAGGAAGTACACCCCGAACAGTGACGGCCTCGTTCGGTCATTAGCTACGATCGCTCCCTGATCACGATATCTCGTTTTCCGCTCTCTTGTCCGGTTGATGCGCGGGACCTTCGGACCCTCCGGCTCGATCCACAGATCAAAAAACACGCTCAAATCCATAAATACAATATACTTTATTAAAAAGGAAAAATAAATATCCTTTTTATGCTATGGTACTAAACCTATTTTAGCTAACGCGGAATGGCTCCCATGAATTTACAAGACAATCAGAACGCTTCTACTCGTTCATTTTTGAACCCGTTTACGAGTGAGTTCCGTCCGTTCGCCCTCGTTCAGCTCATCCTGATTCCACTTCTTTTCACCGGGGTTCTTTACAGAGCGCAGAATTCCCCAGAATGGTTTGGTTCGTTTCATCTCGACCTTCTCTTTCTCTATGTTACACCCCTTTTGTTGCTCGCGCACACGTACTATCGGACCGATAGTGGACTGTGGATACACGTCGCACAGGCGTCTCTGTTGATACTTCTGACCTTCATCCTCCTCCGGCAGCACAACCTGTACATCCCGGGCGACGGACGCACCCTCCACGTCGTGCTGGTCTTCCTTCTGTACGCAGTCTATCCGTTCATCGGGTACGATTTCGTAGCGTTCCTCCGAAGTCGAGCGGTATACGTGGCCGCGTACGTCCTCATGCTCGGGGTGTTCTTTTTCCACGTCAACTCGATGGCCGCCGGTTCGACGAAAGCGTCGTTCGTCGTCTATATGGCGTTGCTATTCGGGGTAAACGTCTTCTTCATTCCGAGGTACGTCTCGCGGAACGTCTTCTTCTGGGGTCTGTCACTCGTCGCTGGGTTTTTCGTCGTGATAGGGCTCCCCGTCTACGTTATCGGGTCGTACGACCTCTGGTGGTTCCAGCCCCAACTCTTCGAGGCCACAGCCACCATTCCGCTGCTCGGGACGGAGTTCCACTACCTGCAATCCGTGCTCGACAATCCGAATATCCTCGCCGTCCTCACCTTCTCCGGAGCGTTTGCAGCGCTCGTGCTTGCCGTCGAAAACGTCTTCCAACGGCGGTTCCTCCTTGTGTCGCTCGCATCCGTACTGTTCTTCCTCAACGGACTCGCCACGTACCTGACGCATGCACGTGCATCGTGGTTGGCCCTCGCGTTGGCCACCGTCGTGTACGCCGGGTACGTTCTGTTCGGTCGTCGGAGCGTTCCGTTTACGGTCGTTCCGCTCGCGCTAGCATCCGCGGTCTTACTTCTCACAATCCTCTTCGCGGTCGGACCGATAGATGCACACGGGCGAGCACCGCTTTGGATGGCCGGACTTCGTGCCATCAAAAACGCACCCTCCGCCCTCGGCTACGGAGTTGTCAACACGCACGCCGTTATCGAACCGTTCGTCACCGACCCGCACTTCCGCGGGTACTCGCCCCACAATTCGTACGTCCAAATCTTCTTGCAAGTCGGCATCGTCGGTGGGATGGCGTATCTCGTAATCGTCCTCGGTAGCATCGTCGAGGGCATCGTTCGATGGAACTCTGTCGACGTGCCGATGCTCGGGTTCGCTCTCGCGTTCGCGGTTCACCAAACGTTTGCGGTGTACACGATGTTCAACAACGCCGTCGCCTCGATACTCGCGATGCTGGTCTTCGGGTATCTCATCTGCGGATACGAACGGTAGAACCGACTCGTTCCTCCCGTGTCCGTGCTTCGTGGTGCCGACCTCAAATCAGTTTGATGATCGCCGCCCACATGAAGAGAGAGATAACGCTCGCAAGTAAAAACGCGATCCAAAAGTCCGAGAAGTCGGGGAAGTCCGGGATAGTCGAGCCAGCGATGGCCATTTCTACTTCACGTTGGACCTCACGGAGTAATTAGTGTTGGGTTCAGATGGACAGTCATTAAATAGACATACGTCTCTTCGACTACCACCTCTGGGTCTTTCAGTGGAGTTTTCCGATGGTGGGGGATTTTCACGGTTTGAGTACACTACAATAATTGTCATATCATCCGAGTTCTTGTTCGTCGAATCCCTATCTCAAGAACAGCAAATAGGGAAACATACTTGTACGAAAATTAAATCAACTAATCAAACCGGAAACCGAATCGCCTTTCTTCTTCGCCCGAGACACCCATCCATGGTCGACGAGTCCGTTCTGATCGCGTTCGTCGCGGGTATCCTCCAAGGCATTTTCGAGTGGCTCCCGATTTCGAGCGAGGGGAATCTCACCCTGTTCCTCCGCGCGATGGGAAGTCAACCGAAAGCGGCACTCCGCTTTTCTCTGTTCCTCCACGCCGGAACCGCAATCGCCGCAACCGTCTACTATCGTGGAGAACTCGAAAACGTCCTCGGTTCGCTTCGGGGGTGGCGTCCCGATTCGGCGTTCGAGAATAGACAAGCCGAACTGTCGTTCCTCGTCGTAGCCACGCTCGCGTCGGGTATCGTCGGAATCCTCGCGTTGAAAACCCTCGATGCGGTCGTCTCCGAACTGGCAGGTGGCGGGTTCGTCGCACTCATCGGTGTGCTCCTGATCGGGACGGGAGTGTTGCTCCGCTTTGCCGACCGGTTCGAACTGGGTACCCGGGAAACCCCCACGTTGACCGACGCGATTCTCGTCGGTGGAATGCAGGGTTTGGCCATCCTTCCGGGTATTTCGCGCTCGGGGACGACCGCAGGGACCCTCCTCTTTCGTGGATACGACGGCGCTGACGCGTTTCGCCTGTCGTTTCTGCTTAGCATTCCCGCGGCCGCGGGTGCAGGTGCGTTGGTCGTCTACGAAACCGGTGGCCTCCCCACTGTCTCCCCCACGGTTGCACTCATTGCACTTGCAACCAGTGCTATCGTCGGCTATGTCACGATCGACGCGTTGTTGCGGGTCGTCGAACGGGTTTCCTTCTGGGCGGTCTGTGTCGGAATCGGGACGCTAGCGATCGCTGGGGGCGTCTTCCTCCTCGTCGTGTAATCTCCTCCGCGTCGAAATCGAACGCTTATGCGGTCCGTTTTTCTCGGCATTCAAAAGCCGATGAACGCGTAGCCGATTCCGAACGTCCCCAAAAGGATACCGGTCGCAATCATGGCCTCGTCTTTCGTCATTTTCTCATCTTCGAGTTATAGTTCCTCAACAATACATTCTTTTATACGAAGTTTGATGAGTTTTAAAGCAAGGATGGGGATTTTGCCAACTTGTGAGTGTTCCGCAACCACTGTCGGGCCACCGGCGTATCGAGTCACCGCTGCCGGTAGGTTACCTCTAGAATCTACGACTGCATTCTTTAGAGGAGGACCAGCAGTGTCTGACCGATTCCGAGCCAGACGGCGGCCGAGAGGAGTACTGCAACGAGGTATCCCTTCCAGAACGATGTCATCTGTTCGCCACCAAGGGCACTTTTCGTTCGCTCAATCCAACGGTGCCGTCCGTCGAAGGTGTCCTATCGGCCCGGAAGACTCTCCCATCCATACTATTTCCTCAACCCCACACGGTATTGTAATGAGGCCTCTACCGTCCGTAAAGATACCATTTCACTACTTCAGTGTCTCTTTACTCCTGGTCCGAACTATAATCTGCAGAAACGGAATGTCCCATTCCACGACTGATTTGACAATTTAATTTTGTATTTTACCCACTATATTGAATTTATTTAGTATTTAATCTGCTTATTTTGGTCAATGTTGGACGTAGCATTTATGATATTGCATATCTCTTTAATCAAATAGTGCTCTCCACATTCCGCTATCGCTTCGCTAGCGTTACTGGAACCATTTCACTCGTGGTACTTTCGGTCCTCATCGCGAACGAACGCGCGGTCCAATCGTTCGTTACCACGAGTTTTCCGGTACTCGATCAGCTTCATTCGACGGTACTCCCGATGCCGAAGATCGGAATTGCGGGCCTCATCACCGCCTTCGTCGTTACGGCGAGCCTCATTCCCATGTTCAAACCACGTCCTCGACGGGTATTGGACACGATTTCGGTCACGGAAAAACGACTGTTCATCGCCGTTTTAGGGCTCGCCACGCTCGGCTACGCGGACTACTCGTACCGTCTCCCTCGCTCGACGCTCATCATCATCACTGCACTGCTTGGGGTCGGTCTGCCCGCGCTATTCGTTTCGATTCGCCGACGTCCGACCGATACCAACGCGCCTGCAATCGTCGTCGGTGACGATGTTCGCTACGTCGCCGACGTTCTCAAAGCTATCAACACGCCCGTGTTGGGATACGTCTCGCCGCCGAGCGGAAACGAGATTCACGAGCGCGAATTGGAACGAGTCGTCACGGACGGTGGAACCGAACAACCGCTCCCGGGCGTCGAACGTCTCGGCGGCCTTTCGCGCTTGGAAAACGTCATCATCGAAAACAGCGTCGATACGGCCATCTTGGCCTTCTCGACCACGGACCGGGCGGAGTTCTTCGGTGCACTCGATACGTGTCACAAGCACGGGGTGACGGCGAAGGCTCCCAGTCGGCACATCGATAGTGTTCTCACGAAGACGGAAGCGACGGAGGACGACGAACTCGTCGAAGTCGCCCTCGAACCGTGGGACTGGCAGGATTACGTGTTCAAACGGGCGTTCGACGTGTTGTTCGCCGCGGCCAGCCTCCTCGCATTTGCCCCCCTCCTCGGCGTCATCGCACTGACGATAAAACTCGACAGCCCCGGCCCCATCTTCTACAGTCAGGCTCGGACCGCGGAGTTCGGCGGCACGTTCCAAGTGTACAAGTTTCGGAGCATGGTCACCGACGCGGAAGCGGAAACAGGGGCCAAAGTCAGCGAGGAGGACAAGGGCGAGGTCGACCCTCGGGTCACGCGCGTCGGTCGAATCCTCAGGCGGACCCATCTGGACGAAATCCCGCAGCTTTGGTCCATTCTCATCGGGGATATGAGCGTCGTCGGACCCCGCCCGGAGCGACCGGAGCTGGATTCCGACATCGAGACCGGCGTCGTCGAGTGGCGAAAGCGGTGGTTCATCAAGCCCGGCCTGACCGGACTCGCACAAATCAGCGACGCCACCGGACACGAACCGGCCAAAAAACTGCGGTACGACGTCGAGTACATCCGCCGACAGTCGTTCTGGTTCGACGTCCAAATCGTGACCCGCCAACTCTGGCAAGTGGTCCGGGACGTCGGTCATCTCGTCCGCGGAGAAGAAGAGCAGTAAGCGAGCGACCCCCGTCGGACCGCGCTAATTTTGTACACGATGCGTGCGGCGTTTCCCGACCGTTCGAAACCGCACGTGTGTCTGGCCGTTCTTCTTCGACGACCTCTCGTCGTGTTTCGAGCGTTCAACGACGCGAACCGATTTCTCCGAGAATCGGTTCCTCGTGTGTTTCTTCAGTAACGTCCTGCCACGTTCGGCAACAATCGTTTTTTATTCCTTCCGTACACACGAATCCGTAGAGACAAATGGAACTACTATCAATTGGGGCGCTAGTTGTATTCTGGGCGAGCTCGCTCGGAATTCTACAGACGTATCTCTTCTATCCCGCGTTACTTCGTGTGTTCACGAGCGACCGTCCACCCGTACAGTCCCCATCGGAATGGCCTTCCACGACGCTCGTCATCGCGGCGTACAACGAGGAGGACGTCATCGAGGAGAAGATAGAAAACAGCCTCGAACTGGACTATCCCGACGACAAGTTCGATATCGTCGTCTTCTCGGATGCGTCCTCGGACAGGACCGACGAGCTCGTGAAAGGGTACGCTGACGAGGGCGTCGAACTGATGCGAATCGAGGGGCGCGTCGGGAAGACGGAATGCCAAAACCAAGTCACGTCGAGGCTCGATTCGGACTTCATCGTCTATTCGGACGCGAACAGCATGTACGAACCAGACGCAATCAAACGGTTGATTGCCAGGTTCTCCGACGGCGTGGGATGTGTCGTTGGCGAACTCCGCTACTCGGACGACAGCGACGTCGAAGGCGAGTCGCTGTACTGGCGCTACGAGCAAGCCATCAAAAAGCTCGAAGCCCGGTTCCATTCCCTCGTGACCGGAAACGGTTCCATCTACGCCGTTCGACGCTCCTCGTACGTCCCCCTTTCACCGGGTGGCATCAGCGATTTCGCCGAACCGCTCGCCGTCGTCAGCAACGGTGAGAGAATCGACTACGCCGACGACGCAGTCGCGTGGGAACGAACCGGTGAATCGGTCGAATCCGAGATGTCCCGACGGATTCGAATCGTGACCCGCTGTTGGAACACGGTCACGGAGTTCACGGAACTCCTCAACCCGCTTCGATACCCCAAATTCGCCTTCCAGTTCATCTCGCACAAGATACTCCGCTGGTTGTCCCCGCTCCTGCTCGGAACCGCGTTCCTCGCGAACGCCGTCCTTCTGCTCCTCGACGCCAACCCGATTTACACGCTCTCGTTCGTCGTACAGGTTCTCTTTTACTTCTCTGCCGTCTTGGGATGGGTCTCGGAGCGATACGACGTGGCGATACCCGGACCGG is a window of Haladaptatus paucihalophilus DX253 DNA encoding:
- a CDS encoding O-antigen ligase family protein, giving the protein MLAHTYYRTDSGLWIHVAQASLLILLTFILLRQHNLYIPGDGRTLHVVLVFLLYAVYPFIGYDFVAFLRSRAVYVAAYVLMLGVFFFHVNSMAAGSTKASFVVYMALLFGVNVFFIPRYVSRNVFFWGLSLVAGFFVVIGLPVYVIGSYDLWWFQPQLFEATATIPLLGTEFHYLQSVLDNPNILAVLTFSGAFAALVLAVENVFQRRFLLVSLASVLFFLNGLATYLTHARASWLALALATVVYAGYVLFGRRSVPFTVVPLALASAVLLLTILFAVGPIDAHGRAPLWMAGLRAIKNAPSALGYGVVNTHAVIEPFVTDPHFRGYSPHNSYVQIFLQVGIVGGMAYLVIVLGSIVEGIVRWNSVDVPMLGFALAFAVHQTFAVYTMFNNAVASILAMLVFGYLICGYER
- a CDS encoding glycosyltransferase family 2 protein produces the protein MFTSDRPPVQSPSEWPSTTLVIAAYNEEDVIEEKIENSLELDYPDDKFDIVVFSDASSDRTDELVKGYADEGVELMRIEGRVGKTECQNQVTSRLDSDFIVYSDANSMYEPDAIKRLIARFSDGVGCVVGELRYSDDSDVEGESLYWRYEQAIKKLEARFHSLVTGNGSIYAVRRSSYVPLSPGGISDFAEPLAVVSNGERIDYADDAVAWERTGESVESEMSRRIRIVTRCWNTVTEFTELLNPLRYPKFAFQFISHKILRWLSPLLLGTAFLANAVLLLLDANPIYTLSFVVQVLFYFSAVLGWVSERYDVAIPGPVHVTYYFIVSNVGMVLGLWKFLKGQNIVTWETADRTG
- a CDS encoding undecaprenyl-diphosphate phosphatase; translated protein: MVDESVLIAFVAGILQGIFEWLPISSEGNLTLFLRAMGSQPKAALRFSLFLHAGTAIAATVYYRGELENVLGSLRGWRPDSAFENRQAELSFLVVATLASGIVGILALKTLDAVVSELAGGGFVALIGVLLIGTGVLLRFADRFELGTRETPTLTDAILVGGMQGLAILPGISRSGTTAGTLLFRGYDGADAFRLSFLLSIPAAAGAGALVVYETGGLPTVSPTVALIALATSAIVGYVTIDALLRVVERVSFWAVCVGIGTLAIAGGVFLLVV
- a CDS encoding sugar transferase, which codes for MPKIGIAGLITAFVVTASLIPMFKPRPRRVLDTISVTEKRLFIAVLGLATLGYADYSYRLPRSTLIIITALLGVGLPALFVSIRRRPTDTNAPAIVVGDDVRYVADVLKAINTPVLGYVSPPSGNEIHERELERVVTDGGTEQPLPGVERLGGLSRLENVIIENSVDTAILAFSTTDRAEFFGALDTCHKHGVTAKAPSRHIDSVLTKTEATEDDELVEVALEPWDWQDYVFKRAFDVLFAAASLLAFAPLLGVIALTIKLDSPGPIFYSQARTAEFGGTFQVYKFRSMVTDAEAETGAKVSEEDKGEVDPRVTRVGRILRRTHLDEIPQLWSILIGDMSVVGPRPERPELDSDIETGVVEWRKRWFIKPGLTGLAQISDATGHEPAKKLRYDVEYIRRQSFWFDVQIVTRQLWQVVRDVGHLVRGEEEQ